A window from Setaria italica strain Yugu1 chromosome VIII, Setaria_italica_v2.0, whole genome shotgun sequence encodes these proteins:
- the LOC106804475 gene encoding uncharacterized protein LOC106804475 — protein MVLLIGTRHGGFFAVLRSFTQWPSVDFDETFSPVMKPATVRTVLSLALSCRWLIHQLDVKNVFLHGTLSETIYYAQPIGFEDSAHPDFVCHLSKSLYGLKQAPCTWYSRFAAYIQFVDFVEAKSDTSLFVYHWGTETAYLLLYVDDIVLTASSPVLLRQIIQALQQEFSMKDLGLLHHFLCMRVQLVDGGGFLLSQCQYMVDILDRAGMVECKPCSTPVDTNPKVSTSSGAPVTNASDFRSLAGALQYLTFTRPNIAYSVQQVCLHMHDPREPHLASLKCILRYICGTLHLGLLLRPCSAQDSLVVYSDVDWAGCPDTRKSTSRYDVFLGDNIVFWSSKRQPTVSRSIAKAKYRTVTNTIVEATRLRQLLLELHAPLRRASFVYCDNISAVYMSSNPVQH, from the coding sequence ATGGTTCTCTTGATTGGTACAAGGCATGGTGGGTTCTTCGCGGTTCTTCGCAGTTTCACCCAGTGGCCCAGTGTGGACTTTGACGAGACATTCAGTCCGGTCATGAAGCCCGCCACTGTCCGGACTGTGCTGTCCTTGGCGCTCTCTTGTCGCTGGCTGATCCATCAGCTTGACGTTAAGAATGTGTTTCTACATGGAACTCTTTCAGAGACCATCTACTATGCACAGCCTATTGGTTTTGAGGACTCTGCCCACCCGGACTTCGTCTGCCATCTCAGCAAGTCCCTCTATGGTCTGAAACAGGCACCCTGCACTTGGTATAGTCGCTTTGCTGCCTATATTCAGTTTGTCGAttttgtggaggccaagtcaGATACTTCTCTATTCGTCTATCACTGGGGCACTGAGACAGCTTATCTCCtactctatgttgatgacattgtgcTCACGGCCTCATCACCTGTCCTGCTTCGTCAGATTATTCAGGCCTTGCAACAGGAGTTTTCTATGAAGGATCTCGGGCTTCTTCATCACTTCCTGTGTATGCGTGTTCAGCTAGTTGATGGTGGTGGATTTCTCCTATCCCAGTGTCAGTACATGGTTGACATCTTGGATCGTGCCGGCATGGTTGAgtgcaagccctgctccactcccGTCGACACTAATCCTAAGGTTTCAACATCCTCCGGTGCTCCGGTCACGAATGCTTCGGATTTTCGCAGTCTTGCTGGAGCCTTGCAGTATCTAACTTTCACCAGACCTAATATTGCCTACTCTGTCCAACAAGTATGTCTCCATATGCATGATCCTAGGGAGCCGCACCTTGCTTCCTTGAAGTGTATCCTTCGCTACATCTGCGGCACCCTTCATCTTGGCCTGCTGTTGAGACCGTGTTCTGCTCAGGATTCTCTGGTTGTCTACTCCGATGTCGATTGGGCAGGATGTCCAGACACACGCAAGTCCACCTCCAGGTATGATGTCTTCCTTGGCGACAACATCGTCTTCTGGTCCTCCAAGCGTCAACCAACTGTCTCCAGGTCCATTGCAAAAGCGAAGTATCGCACCGTGACCAACACCATTGTCGAAGCCACCAGGCTGCGTCAGCTACTCCTGGAGCTCCATGCCCCTCTTCGCCGCGCCTCATTTGTTTATTGTGACAACATAAGCGCGGTCTACATGTCCTCCAACCCGGTTCAGCATTAA